From a region of the Salarias fasciatus chromosome 6, fSalaFa1.1, whole genome shotgun sequence genome:
- the LOC115389853 gene encoding uromodulin-like, whose translation MDCILHNGTPHCVDPCDDYTVLNDEWRSTSLSGNGVRCDRDINWQGWYRMFQGQTSARIPERCIGPNRCGTQAPLYLAEPHPTQSGVIVNRTVCNSWDGSCCKFPNHQIQVKRCSGGFYVYKLVAPSTCNLAYCSGMDCILHHGTPHCADPCDDYTVLNDEWRSTSLSGNGVRCDRDINWQGWYRMFQGQTSARIPERCIGPNRCGTQAPLYLAEPHPTQSGVIVSRTVCNSWDGNCCKFPNHQIQVKRCSGGFYVYKLVAPSTCNLAYCSGNALIKTSSHREKGGISGLGSRASVAMSLYRSPAFSDTYPPGLVTLPVDSALYVGVSVENRGPDFAVILEDCFASHSLSPQSPEKYPLIQNRCPVDPRQVEVIENGRSTRARFSALFFLPNGKHEDVYLHCNLTLCDMRKYSCFTVSLKFHFISIRICPSV comes from the exons ATGGACTGCATCCTTCATAATGGCACTCCCCACTGTGTTGACCCCTGTGATGACTACACTGTACTGAATGATGAATGGCGATCTACAAGTTTAAGTGGAAATGGAGTCCGTTGTGATCGAGATATCAACTGGCAAGGCTGGTATCGCATGTTTCAGGGGCAAACCAGTGCTCGTATCCCAGAGAGGTGTATAGGCCCAAACAGGTGTGGGACACAAGCTCCTCTGTATTTAGCTGAACCTCATCCCACACAGTCAGGCGTGATTGTCAATCGCACTGTGTGCAATTCCTGGGACGGCAGTTGCTGCAAGTTCCCAAATCACCAAATCCAAGTAAAACGCTGCAGTGGAGGCTTCTATGTCTACAAACTTGTAGCACCAAGCACATGTAATCTTGCATACTGTTCAG gcATGGACTGCATCCTTCATCATGGCACTCCCCACTGTGCTGACCCCTGTGATGACTACACTGTACTGAATGATGAATGGCGATCTACAAGTTTAAGTGGAAATGGAGTCCGTTGTGATCGAGATATCAACTGGCAAGGCTGGTATCGCATGTTTCAGGGGCAAACCAGTGCTCGTATCCCAGAGAGGTGTATAGGCCCAAACAGGTGTGGGACACAAGCTCCTCTGTATTTAGCTGAACCTCATCCCACACAGTCAGGCGTGATTGTCAGTCGCACTGTGTGCAATTCCTGGGACGGCAATTGCTGCAAGTTCCCAAATCACCAAATCCAAGTAAAACGCTGCAGTGGAGGCTTCTATGTCTACAAACTTGTAGCACCAAGCACATGTAATCTTGCATACTGTTCAGGTAATGCTCTTATTAAAACATCCTCGCACAG GGAGAAGGGTGGAATTTCTGGTTTGGGCAGCCGAGCGAGTGTCGCCATGTCTCTGTACCGTAGCCCCGCCTTCAGTGACACTTACCCACCAGGGTTGGTGACCCTCCCAGTGGACTCCGCATTGTATGTGGGGGTCTCTGTGGAGAACAGGGGTCCAGACTTTGCTGTTATTCTGGAGGACTGTTTCGCAAGTCACTCTCTAAGCCCTCAATCTCCTGAGAAATACCCTTTAATCCAGAACAG GTGTCCCGTTGACCCTCGGCAGGTGGAGGTGATTGAGAACGGCAGATCAACTCGGGCTcgtttctctgctctgtttttcctcccaaaTGGAAAACACGAAGACGTGTATCTTCACTGCAACCTCACCCTCTGTGACATGAGGAAGTacagctgcttcactgtgagtctcaaatttcacttcatcagcatCAGAATCTGTCCATCCGTCTGA